A window of the Desulfovibrio sp. UIB00 genome harbors these coding sequences:
- a CDS encoding D-alanyl-D-alanine carboxypeptidase family protein, protein MTSTRRFCLPLRTLFAIAALLCAALLSHPGAAVSAPAVPPQSSLGVCSAILYDLDRDAILFEQNADQRIPPASLTKIMSMFLAMDQINSGLTRSDNTTTISRNAARTGGSRMGLNENEQVTIEQLLTGMAVSSGNDASTAMAEYVGGSVPAFINMMNAKARDLGMRDSYFVNPHGLPAKGQYTTARDMLTLARAYLHAYPDALRFHNTHVLNYRGRVTWNKNPLLGQYPGADGLKTGWINASGYNLVFTALKGDKRLLAVIMGAPDSQIRSIEAFRLLDAGFEVCNNEAPTVLAALDTLPREKYHPDIRKNAREAYHQFAGNDRGEGTQTVHRAKATNHSKQAKATKTAKNKKKNVEKVARQRSNDNDGQAARRVANNAS, encoded by the coding sequence ATGACCAGCACCCGTCGTTTTTGCCTGCCGCTCCGCACGCTCTTTGCTATCGCCGCCCTGCTTTGTGCAGCTCTTCTGTCACACCCCGGCGCTGCTGTTTCGGCCCCGGCCGTTCCGCCGCAAAGTTCCCTTGGCGTATGCTCCGCCATTTTATACGACCTTGACCGCGACGCCATACTGTTTGAGCAAAATGCTGACCAGCGCATTCCTCCGGCCTCGCTGACCAAGATCATGTCCATGTTTCTTGCCATGGATCAGATTAATTCCGGCCTGACCCGCAGCGACAATACCACTACGATCAGCCGCAATGCGGCCCGCACCGGCGGCTCGCGCATGGGCCTCAACGAGAATGAGCAAGTTACGATCGAGCAGCTCCTCACGGGCATGGCTGTTTCTTCCGGCAACGATGCCAGCACGGCCATGGCCGAGTATGTGGGCGGCTCCGTGCCCGCGTTCATTAACATGATGAATGCCAAGGCTCGCGATCTGGGCATGCGCGACAGTTACTTTGTTAATCCGCATGGCCTCCCGGCCAAGGGGCAGTACACCACCGCTCGCGATATGCTGACCCTTGCCCGCGCCTATCTGCATGCCTACCCCGATGCGCTGCGCTTCCATAACACCCATGTTCTGAACTACCGGGGCCGTGTCACCTGGAACAAAAACCCCCTTCTTGGGCAGTACCCTGGCGCGGACGGCCTTAAAACCGGCTGGATCAACGCCTCGGGCTACAATCTGGTCTTCACGGCGCTGAAGGGCGACAAACGCCTGCTGGCCGTCATCATGGGCGCGCCCGATTCGCAGATTCGCAGCATTGAGGCCTTCCGCCTGCTGGATGCCGGTTTTGAGGTATGCAACAACGAGGCCCCCACAGTGCTGGCCGCTCTGGACACTCTGCCGCGCGAAAAGTATCACCCCGACATCCGCAAGAATGCCCGAGAGGCATACCATCAGTTTGCCGGAAACGACCGGGGCGAGGGTACCCAGACCGTGCACCGCGCCAAGGCCACCAACCACAGCAAGCAGGCCAAGGCGACCAAGACGGCCAAGAACAAAAAGAAGAACGTGGAAAAAGTCGCCCGCCAGCGCAGCAATGACAATGACGGGCAGGCCGCCCGCCGCGTTGCCAACAACGCCAGCTAA
- a CDS encoding YifB family Mg chelatase-like AAA ATPase has protein sequence MVVRLNSGGVEGVDAYPVELEVDFVRQGLPGFTMVGLAETAVREAKDRVFAALRACGFKLPPARITVNLAPAWRRKSGASYDLPLAVGLLAAAGIIPAEPLQGMYLAGELSLNGALRPVSGVLPLALLARQQGAAGLVVPPGNGAEAAVVRGLKVFAPEGLGRCASFLAGAEPLEPLCEPVADMLEAPAYRQDYAEVKGQEAAKRALEVAAAGGHNVLLIGPPGSGKTMLAQRLPTILPPLDFEESLEVTKIYSVSGKLPPEAGLMRVRPFRAPHHTISDVALVGGGGYPRPGEVSLAHRGVLFLDELPEFRKTALEALRQPLEGGVAAIARAAHSVSFPAACMLVAAMNPCPCGYYGDPTHQCTCREEQRVRYQSRLSGPMLDRIDVHVEVPAVAYADFRGSGSGASSAQMRERVLKARATQRARYGTNGPRCNAELSGALLDQHCALDAEGHALMEAAVNRLSLSARACARVLRMARTIADLDDAASIATRHLAEAVSLRVLDRG, from the coding sequence ATGGTTGTCCGTTTGAACAGCGGCGGGGTTGAGGGTGTGGATGCCTACCCCGTGGAACTGGAAGTGGACTTCGTGCGGCAGGGCCTGCCCGGCTTCACCATGGTGGGGCTGGCGGAAACAGCGGTGCGCGAGGCCAAGGACAGGGTCTTTGCAGCCTTGCGGGCCTGCGGCTTCAAGCTGCCCCCGGCGCGGATTACAGTAAACCTTGCCCCTGCATGGCGGCGCAAGAGCGGCGCTAGTTATGACCTGCCGCTGGCCGTTGGGCTGCTGGCCGCTGCGGGCATTATCCCTGCGGAACCATTACAGGGCATGTATCTTGCGGGCGAACTTTCGCTCAATGGCGCGCTGCGGCCAGTGAGCGGCGTGTTGCCTCTGGCTCTTCTGGCGCGCCAGCAGGGGGCCGCAGGCTTGGTGGTGCCCCCAGGCAACGGCGCGGAAGCTGCGGTGGTGCGTGGGCTCAAGGTGTTTGCGCCCGAGGGCCTTGGCCGCTGCGCATCCTTTCTGGCTGGCGCTGAACCGCTGGAGCCGCTGTGCGAACCCGTGGCCGATATGCTTGAGGCGCCGGCCTACAGGCAGGATTATGCCGAGGTCAAAGGGCAGGAGGCCGCCAAGCGCGCGCTGGAAGTGGCTGCGGCTGGCGGCCATAACGTGTTGCTCATCGGCCCGCCCGGCAGCGGTAAAACCATGTTGGCCCAGCGCCTGCCCACCATTCTGCCGCCGCTGGACTTTGAAGAATCCCTGGAAGTCACCAAGATTTACAGCGTTTCAGGCAAGCTGCCGCCCGAGGCGGGGCTCATGCGTGTGCGCCCCTTTCGCGCGCCGCACCATACCATATCCGACGTGGCCCTGGTGGGCGGCGGGGGCTATCCGCGCCCCGGCGAGGTGAGTCTTGCCCACCGAGGGGTGTTGTTTCTGGACGAACTGCCCGAATTTCGCAAGACAGCCCTTGAAGCCTTGCGCCAGCCTCTGGAAGGTGGCGTGGCGGCCATTGCGCGCGCCGCGCACAGTGTGAGCTTTCCTGCGGCCTGCATGCTGGTGGCAGCCATGAATCCCTGCCCCTGCGGCTATTACGGCGACCCCACGCACCAATGCACTTGCCGCGAGGAACAACGGGTGCGCTATCAGTCGCGCCTTTCCGGCCCAATGCTGGACCGTATTGACGTGCATGTGGAAGTCCCGGCCGTGGCCTATGCAGATTTTCGCGGTTCCGGCAGCGGTGCTTCATCAGCCCAGATGCGCGAACGGGTGCTCAAGGCCCGGGCAACCCAGAGGGCGCGCTACGGCACCAACGGGCCGCGCTGCAATGCGGAACTTTCCGGCGCGTTGCTTGATCAGCATTGCGCGCTGGATGCCGAAGGGCATGCCTTGATGGAGGCTGCGGTCAACCGTCTTTCCCTTTCCGCGCGGGCATGCGCCAGAGTGCTGCGCATGGCCCGCACCATTGCCGATCTGGATGATGCCGCCAGCATCGCCACGCGGCATCTGGCCGAAGCCGTGTCGCTCCGTGTGCTGGACAGGGGCTAG